The sequence GTTCGACCGATATGGGTTTTGTCCTGAAGTTCGGGGCGCTCTACTTCCGGGTGCCTGAGAGCATCAGGATCGAGGTGGACGGGACGTTCGGCCGGCGGGTGGGGGCAAAAGACCTGATCCTCTCGCTTGCCGGGGATATCGGCGCCGACGGCGCGACCTATAAGGCGCTTGAGTTCACCGGCGGGGCCATACGTGCGATGAATATGGCGGGCCGGATGACCTGCGCCAACATGGCGATCGAGATGGGGGCGAAGGCGGGGATTGTGCCGCCCGACGCGACCACCTGGGAGTACGTCGCCGCACGCCGGGAGGTGGAGCCCTTCGACCTTGCAAGCGACCCCGGCGCCAAGTACGCCGAAACCCGGCGCTACGACGTCACCGACCTTGCACCCCAGGTCGCCGTCCCCCACAACGTGGACAACGTCGTGGACGTGGGCCGGGTGGCAGGGACGAAGGTCGACCAGGTCTTCATCGGCTCCTGCACGAACGGCCGCTACGAGGACCTTGTCGAGGCGGCCGAGGTTCTCGGGACCGCTGATGCGTTCGCTGACGGTGTCCGGGTGATCGTCATCCCGGCCTCGCGCACCGAGTACCTGAAAGCGCTCCGGGCCGGGCTCATCGAGCGGTTCGTCGAGGCGGGGGCACTGGTCGAGGCGCCCTGCTGCGGCCCCTGCATGGGCGGCGCGTTCGGCCTCCTCGCCCCGGGGGAAGTCTCGCTCTCGACGTCGAACCGGAACTTCCGGGGCAGGCAGGGGAGCGCCCAGGCATCGGTCTACCTGGCCTCGCCGGCGACTGCGGCGGCAAGCGCCCTCTACGGCGAGATCACCGACCCGAGGGAGGTGTGAAGAATGCGGGTATGGAAATTCGGCAATGATATCGATACTGACGCGGTCATCCCGGGCAGGTTCCTGACGATCTATGATCCCGCGGAACTTGCGAAGCATGCGTTTGAGGGGACGAGAGATGAATTTGCACGGGAGGTCCGGGAGGGCGACGTCGTGGTGGCGGGCAGCAACTTCGGGTGCGGCTCTTCCCGGGAGCACGCGCCGCTCGCGCTCCTCGGGGCTGGCATCAGGGTCGTCGTCGCAGAGTCGTTTGCGCGGATCTTCTACCGGAACGCCGTCAACACCGGGCTCCTGCCGCTGGTCTGCGCCGGGGCAGGCGAGATCCGGGACGGCGATACCGTAACGGTGGATCTCGGCGGGGGCTTTATCGAGGTGAACGGGAAGCGGCTCGCCGTCGAGCCGGTGCCCGGGTTCCTGAAGAGCATCGTCGATGCCGGCGGCCTCGTGGCCTACGCGAAAGACCTTGACGAGGTGGAGACATGCAGCACCAGGTAGCCGCCATCGGCGGGGACGGCATCGGCCCCGAGATCATAGCGGCAGGAAAGGAGGTTCTCGACGCCGCAGGGGAGCGCTTTGGGTTTGATATCGCGTGGACCGACTTCGACGTCGGGGCCGAGCGCTACCTCAGCACGGGCGAACTCCTCACCGAGGAGGATCTCCGGGAACTCTCGAAGTTCCGGGCGATCTACTTCGGCGCCATCGGTGATGAGCGGGTGAAGCCCGGGATCCTCGAGAAGGGGATCCTGCTTGCGATCCGGTTCCACTTCGACCAGTTCGTCAATCTCAGGCCGATCAAACTCCTTGAGGGCGCCCCGACGCCGCTCGCGAACAAGGGGCCGGAGGATGTCGACTTCGTGGTGGTCAGGGAGAACACCGAGGACTTCTACGTCGGTATCGGCTCACGGTTCACGGGTGCGCGCGAGCAAAAGACGCTTGAGGTCGTCCGCGACCTCTACAACATCAAGTTCGGGCTTGATGTCGAGACCGACGCCGACGAGATAGCCTACCAGATCGGTGTCGTCACCCGGCCGGGCGCGGAGCGGGTGATCCGCTACGCCTTTGACCTGGCCGCAGCGAGGGAGCGGAAGGTCACGTCGGTCGACAAGGCAAACGTCCTCTCCGACGTCTACGGCCTCTGGCGGGATGTCTTCAACCAGGTCGCCACCGGGTACCCGGACGTCGCGACCGAGTTCACCTTCGTCGACGCGGTCACGATGTGGTTCGTCAAGAACCCGGAGTGGTTCGATGTCGTCGTCACCCCGAATATGTTCGGCGACATCATCACCGACCTCGGTGCCATGATCCAGGGCGGGCTCGGGCTCGCTCCCGGCGGGAACATCAACCCGGCAGGCACCTCGATGTTTGAGCCGATCCACGGCTCGGCGCCGAAGTACCGGGGTCAGGACGTCGCAAACCCGCTCGCCACCATCTGGGCGGGCTCGATGCTCCTCGACCACATCGGCGAGCGAGAGGCGGCGAGGGCAGTCCTCAGCGCGATCGAGCAAAGCATCCTTGACGGGTTCGTGACCCGGGATATGGGCGGGGCGAAGAAGACGAGCGAGGTCGGCAGGTATGTTGCGTCGCTCGTGAAGAGGGCGTAGGGCTGCCTGGATACTTTTTTTATAGGGCTGCCCGGCCCCCTGCTGCACCAGGCCATTTTGCAGGTGTGCGGCTGGCGATCCTCCACACCCTGCAAAATATGGTGAAATGCTCCCCTCCTGGACTGTTTCACCTTAATTTTCCACGAAGACCTTCCCTGGTTGGCGACCGGGAGGCTGCCCTGGTCCGGCTTGTGCGGGGAGGGGGCTCGTCCCCATACGCGCTAACGTTTGGTATGGAGACTCATGAGAATGACGCTCGATTCAGGAGATGGGGGTCGGTTTCGGGTATTATTGACCGGTCTGCGGTCAATAATCCACCTCCTTAGAAAACGGTCTTGATCCTTGTCGGGGAGTACGAGATGAGAGCCCGACCGGTTCGCTCCGGGAGGTTACCATGCCCCCGGTAGGGTTTTTCCCGGGTATCGCCACACACTGCCCCCGTCCCACTGGGGCGGGGTGGGGGCTACGAGGAGGGATCTACGAGTTCCGCCGCCTGCGGTGAGGGGGCTCGCCCCCTCCCCGGTCCCCACCCCCCCCAAGGCGATTCCCACCACGGTCCACTGCTAGGGGCGAGCCTGGGATATCGGTCGCTGGACGGTATAGTCCCCTTCGCGTCCAACGCGTGAGACCGGCGATCACTCCCACGCACCCTCACGTTCAGGTGAAATGGTCCCCTACTTCTCCACCCGGCCTTCGAGCAGCCTCCGGATCGCCCGGAGTTCCTCCACCACCGCGTCTGCTGCCGCCGGCGGCGCTTCCGGCTTCCCCTCGACCGCGACCGGCCCGCCCCTCCGCACAAAGCCCATGATCTTCTCCTGGAGGTCTCCTGCGTCCTCGATCCCGTTGAGGACGATCTCAGCCCGGGCCTGGGCCGAGTAGCCCGCGGTCTGGACCCGGAGCGCCGAGAAGGAGAAGAACCGCATCAGGGGGCCCTGGGCGATATCGACGTTCGTGATCCGGTTATAGGGGACGATGCCGGTCTGCCTGAACCAGACCCCCCGCTGCCAGGTGATCTCGGTGACGGTGAGCCGGTAGGAGATGCTCCTGTAGTAGAGCGGAATCCAGTAGAGGGTGAATAGAACGCCGGCAAGGATAGGTACTCCCGTGACGGCGGCAACGACCACCGGGGCCGCGAGGATGGCGGGGACCAGCCAGGGCAGGACGAAGATGACGATGGTCAGGGCCAGATATACGTAGAGGTACGACCGGTACTGCGGTGCCGGTCCAAACGCCTCTCCTATGCGGACAGGGGTGAGGGGCATGGTTATCACCTATCCCTCTCGATCCTGGACGGTTAAGCCTTCCTGCCCGGCCAGATCCTTGCGGAGGATGCAGCGGTCGGCTCCGTCCCCGAAGTAGGCCGGGCAGAACGCCACCTCCCCAAATCCCTGCCGCTCGTAGAGCGCCCGGGCCGCACGGTTCGTCGGCGCGACCGAGAGGTAGACCTCCTCCGCTCCGCTCTCCCGGAGTATG is a genomic window of Methanoculleus bourgensis MS2 containing:
- a CDS encoding 3-isopropylmalate dehydratase large subunit: MAATIAEKIFSQTCGRAVRAGDVVMAPVDAAMIHDITGPLAVRVFREMGGEQVFDPERIIMLFDHQVPADSIPAAENHVFMRRFAEEQGIHNYDLHEGVCHQVVMEKGRAAPGEIIVGTDSHTCTYGAAGAFATGIGSTDMGFVLKFGALYFRVPESIRIEVDGTFGRRVGAKDLILSLAGDIGADGATYKALEFTGGAIRAMNMAGRMTCANMAIEMGAKAGIVPPDATTWEYVAARREVEPFDLASDPGAKYAETRRYDVTDLAPQVAVPHNVDNVVDVGRVAGTKVDQVFIGSCTNGRYEDLVEAAEVLGTADAFADGVRVIVIPASRTEYLKALRAGLIERFVEAGALVEAPCCGPCMGGAFGLLAPGEVSLSTSNRNFRGRQGSAQASVYLASPATAAASALYGEITDPREV
- a CDS encoding 3-isopropylmalate dehydratase small subunit — encoded protein: MRVWKFGNDIDTDAVIPGRFLTIYDPAELAKHAFEGTRDEFAREVREGDVVVAGSNFGCGSSREHAPLALLGAGIRVVVAESFARIFYRNAVNTGLLPLVCAGAGEIRDGDTVTVDLGGGFIEVNGKRLAVEPVPGFLKSIVDAGGLVAYAKDLDEVETCSTR
- a CDS encoding 3-isopropylmalate dehydrogenase; amino-acid sequence: MQHQVAAIGGDGIGPEIIAAGKEVLDAAGERFGFDIAWTDFDVGAERYLSTGELLTEEDLRELSKFRAIYFGAIGDERVKPGILEKGILLAIRFHFDQFVNLRPIKLLEGAPTPLANKGPEDVDFVVVRENTEDFYVGIGSRFTGAREQKTLEVVRDLYNIKFGLDVETDADEIAYQIGVVTRPGAERVIRYAFDLAAARERKVTSVDKANVLSDVYGLWRDVFNQVATGYPDVATEFTFVDAVTMWFVKNPEWFDVVVTPNMFGDIITDLGAMIQGGLGLAPGGNINPAGTSMFEPIHGSAPKYRGQDVANPLATIWAGSMLLDHIGEREAARAVLSAIEQSILDGFVTRDMGGAKKTSEVGRYVASLVKRA
- a CDS encoding PH domain-containing protein, with protein sequence MPLTPVRIGEAFGPAPQYRSYLYVYLALTIVIFVLPWLVPAILAAPVVVAAVTGVPILAGVLFTLYWIPLYYRSISYRLTVTEITWQRGVWFRQTGIVPYNRITNVDIAQGPLMRFFSFSALRVQTAGYSAQARAEIVLNGIEDAGDLQEKIMGFVRRGGPVAVEGKPEAPPAAADAVVEELRAIRRLLEGRVEK